In Roseomonas fluvialis, one genomic interval encodes:
- a CDS encoding ABC transporter ATP-binding protein — MAAAPALDTTSRTLLTRLWRAYVAQHRRGIAVALACTFGVAATTALYPVVIQQSFDLFTEGRQDVLWAIPLVIVVVTCLKAAAQYGQAVAIQGVVLRVIEAIQNDLFRALTRADLASVAREAPARHAARFTTDAALIREALTKSINAIADALTVVGLVASMVYLDWQMSLVAAVMYPIAVVPILKLGKRIRRASGGMQERVGEAAAALTESFGAARVVRAYRLEAAEEARAAGLFARLRESLYGIARTRASLDPLLEALGGFAVAAVLIFVGWRVASGAGTLGEFTGFVAALLIASRPVRALGSLNAALQEGLAGLTRVFAVVDEKRHILDAPGAAPLPAGRGRIAFEGVGFTYASDATGAVPDAALRGLTFAAEPGETVALVGPSGAGKSTAIALVPRLYDATEGRLLVDGAEIREVSIASLRDAIAYVGQDAVIFDDTAEANIAAGRPDATRAEVEEAARAAAAHDFIAALPQGYATALGSGGSRLSGGQRQRIALARALLRNPRILLLDEATSALDAENEALVQQALARLRAGRTTLVIAHRLATVRDADRIVVMEAGRAVEQGRHAELMAADGLYARLVRTQAFSAES; from the coding sequence ATGGCCGCCGCCCCTGCCCTCGACACCACGTCCCGCACGCTACTGACCCGCCTGTGGCGCGCCTATGTGGCGCAGCACCGCCGCGGCATAGCCGTGGCCCTCGCCTGCACCTTCGGCGTCGCCGCCACCACCGCGCTGTACCCGGTGGTCATCCAGCAATCCTTCGACCTGTTCACCGAAGGGCGGCAGGACGTTCTGTGGGCCATCCCGCTGGTCATTGTGGTGGTCACCTGCCTCAAGGCCGCCGCGCAATACGGCCAGGCGGTCGCCATCCAGGGCGTGGTCCTGCGGGTCATCGAGGCCATCCAGAACGACCTGTTCCGCGCCCTCACCCGCGCCGACCTGGCCTCCGTGGCGCGTGAGGCCCCGGCGCGCCACGCCGCCCGCTTCACGACCGACGCGGCGCTGATCCGCGAGGCGCTGACCAAGTCGATCAATGCCATCGCCGATGCGCTGACCGTGGTCGGTCTGGTCGCCTCCATGGTCTACCTGGACTGGCAGATGTCGCTGGTGGCGGCGGTGATGTACCCGATCGCCGTCGTGCCGATCCTCAAGCTCGGCAAGCGCATCCGCCGGGCCTCGGGCGGCATGCAGGAACGCGTGGGCGAAGCCGCCGCGGCACTGACAGAGTCCTTCGGTGCCGCCCGCGTGGTGCGCGCCTATCGCCTGGAAGCCGCCGAGGAAGCCCGCGCCGCCGGTTTGTTCGCCCGCCTGCGCGAGAGCCTTTATGGTATCGCCCGCACCCGCGCCTCGCTCGACCCACTGCTGGAAGCGCTCGGCGGCTTCGCCGTCGCCGCCGTGCTGATCTTCGTGGGCTGGCGCGTGGCCTCGGGCGCCGGGACCCTCGGCGAATTCACCGGCTTCGTGGCCGCGCTGCTGATCGCATCCCGCCCCGTGCGCGCGCTGGGGTCGCTGAACGCGGCACTGCAGGAAGGGCTGGCGGGCCTCACGCGGGTCTTCGCCGTGGTGGACGAGAAGCGCCATATCCTGGACGCGCCCGGCGCCGCCCCGCTGCCCGCCGGGCGCGGGCGCATCGCCTTCGAAGGCGTGGGCTTCACCTATGCCTCCGACGCGACCGGCGCGGTGCCCGATGCCGCCCTGCGCGGCCTGACCTTCGCCGCCGAACCGGGCGAGACGGTCGCGCTGGTGGGCCCCTCCGGCGCCGGCAAATCCACCGCCATCGCCCTGGTCCCCCGCCTGTACGACGCAACCGAGGGCCGCCTGCTGGTCGATGGCGCCGAGATCCGCGAGGTGAGCATCGCCTCGCTGCGCGATGCCATCGCCTATGTCGGCCAGGATGCGGTGATCTTCGACGACACGGCCGAGGCCAATATCGCCGCCGGCCGTCCGGACGCGACCCGCGCCGAGGTCGAGGAGGCCGCCCGCGCCGCCGCCGCGCACGACTTCATCGCCGCGCTGCCGCAGGGCTACGCCACCGCGCTGGGGTCGGGCGGGTCGCGCCTGTCCGGCGGCCAGCGGCAGCGCATCGCGCTGGCCCGCGCCCTGCTGCGCAACCCACGCATCCTGCTGCTGGACGAGGCGACCAGCGCGCTCGATGCCGAGAACGAGGCGCTGGTGCAGCAGGCGCTTGCGCGGCTGCGCGCCGGGCGCACCACGCTGGTCATCGCGCATCGCCTGGCGACCGTGCGCGACGCCGACCGCATCGTTGTGATGGAGGCCGGCCGCGCGGTTGAGCAGGGCCGCCACGCTGAGCTCATGGCGGCCGACGGCCTCTATGCGCGCCTGGTGCGCACCCAGGCCTTCTCCGCCGAGTCGTGA
- a CDS encoding CheR family methyltransferase, whose translation MTPDSFNYLAGLVKQRSGIVLTADKGYMLETRLAPMLRRDGIAGLDALALRLRAPGSTALAAEVVEALTTNESSFFRDGKPFEHLKKLLPKLAAARPAGHVIRIWSAACSSGQEAYSIAMTVAELGTAMAGKRVEILGTDLSREMLDRAQQAVFTQFEVQRGLPVQMLVRHFIQDGTRWRVKPELRAMARFQPFNLLDDPRSLGRFDIVFCRNVLIYFDAPTKSRVLATLAGLLPPDGVVYLGGAETVLGLTERLVPAAGERGVYEPARPAARSA comes from the coding sequence ATGACGCCCGACAGTTTCAACTACCTGGCCGGGCTGGTGAAGCAGCGCTCCGGCATCGTGCTGACCGCGGACAAGGGCTACATGCTCGAGACGCGCCTGGCGCCGATGCTGCGGCGCGACGGGATCGCCGGGCTCGATGCGCTGGCGCTGCGCCTGCGCGCCCCCGGGTCGACCGCCCTGGCCGCCGAGGTGGTCGAGGCGCTGACCACCAACGAGAGCTCCTTCTTCCGCGACGGCAAGCCCTTCGAGCACCTGAAGAAGCTGTTGCCGAAGCTGGCCGCGGCGCGCCCGGCCGGTCATGTCATCCGCATCTGGTCGGCCGCCTGCTCCTCGGGGCAGGAGGCCTATTCCATCGCCATGACGGTCGCCGAACTCGGCACTGCCATGGCCGGCAAGCGCGTCGAAATCCTGGGCACTGACCTCTCGCGCGAGATGCTCGACCGCGCGCAGCAGGCAGTGTTCACGCAGTTCGAGGTGCAGCGCGGCCTGCCGGTGCAGATGCTGGTCAGGCACTTCATCCAGGACGGCACGCGCTGGCGTGTGAAGCCCGAATTGCGGGCCATGGCGCGCTTCCAGCCCTTCAACCTGCTGGACGATCCGCGCAGCCTGGGGCGTTTCGACATCGTCTTCTGCCGTAACGTGCTGATCTATTTCGACGCGCCGACCAAGTCGCGCGTGCTGGCCACGCTGGCGGGGCTGCTGCCGCCGGATGGCGTGGTCTACCTGGGCGGCGCGGAGACCGTGCTCGGCTTGACCGAACGCTTGGTGCCGGCGGCCGGGGAGCGCGGTGTGTACGAGCCGGCACGCCCGGCGGCGCGCAGCGCGTGA
- the cheB gene encoding chemotaxis-specific protein-glutamate methyltransferase CheB: MSLPAPAGNDVRVMLCDDSATARAILRRLLESEPGIRVVHQAANGRDALDALAAARPDVVLLDLEMPVMDGMTALPLILKAAPQAAVIVASALTQRGAKAAIAALAAGAADYVPKPQGAAGGAADPVFKGELVAKVRGWARMKRQEKAAPPRAAPLRPPPPTRPPGPARGRPALVAIGSSTGGPQALATLVKRLPRLPVPVVVVQHMPAGFTTMLAEHLDRMGQQRCAEAKDGEALQPGRIHLAPGDHHLLVEAAAGGLRARLTSGPPENFCRPAVDPMLRSAVGAVGGRLLAVILTGMGHDGLEGCRGVVAAGGTVLAQDEASSVVWGMPGAVARAGLPQLLAPPEALAERIAAIAAERVTA; encoded by the coding sequence ATGAGCCTGCCCGCCCCCGCGGGCAACGACGTACGGGTGATGCTGTGCGACGACAGCGCCACGGCGCGCGCCATCCTGCGCCGGCTGCTGGAATCGGAACCGGGCATCCGCGTGGTGCACCAGGCGGCGAACGGGCGTGACGCGCTGGATGCGCTGGCGGCCGCGCGGCCGGATGTCGTGCTGCTCGACCTCGAGATGCCGGTGATGGACGGCATGACGGCGCTGCCGCTGATCCTGAAGGCGGCGCCGCAGGCGGCGGTGATCGTGGCCAGCGCATTGACGCAGCGCGGTGCCAAGGCGGCGATCGCGGCGCTGGCCGCAGGTGCCGCGGACTACGTGCCGAAGCCGCAGGGCGCGGCCGGCGGCGCGGCCGACCCGGTGTTCAAGGGCGAACTGGTCGCCAAGGTGCGCGGCTGGGCGCGGATGAAGCGGCAGGAGAAGGCCGCCCCCCCACGCGCCGCGCCGCTGCGCCCGCCACCACCCACGCGCCCACCCGGCCCGGCCAGGGGCCGGCCGGCGCTGGTCGCGATCGGGTCCTCGACCGGCGGGCCGCAGGCGCTGGCCACGCTGGTCAAGCGACTGCCGCGGCTGCCGGTGCCTGTGGTGGTGGTGCAGCACATGCCCGCCGGCTTCACCACCATGCTGGCGGAACACCTCGACCGCATGGGCCAGCAGCGTTGCGCCGAGGCGAAGGATGGCGAGGCGCTGCAGCCCGGGCGCATCCATTTGGCCCCCGGCGACCACCACCTGCTGGTGGAAGCGGCCGCGGGCGGGCTGCGCGCGCGCCTGACCAGTGGCCCGCCGGAGAATTTCTGCCGCCCCGCGGTGGACCCGATGCTGCGCAGCGCGGTCGGCGCCGTGGGCGGGCGGCTGCTGGCGGTGATCCTGACCGGCATGGGGCATGACGGGCTCGAGGGCTGCCGCGGCGTGGTGGCCGCCGGCGGCACGGTGCTGGCGCAGGACGAGGCATCCTCGGTGGTCTGGGGCATGCCCGGCGCGGTCGCGCGCGCCGGCCTGCCGCAGCTGCTGGCGCCGCCCGAGGCGCTGGCCGAACGCATTGCCGCGATCGCGGCCGAAAGGGTCACGGCATGA
- a CDS encoding response regulator, with translation MTDRTCLVVDDSLVVRKAARRIIEGLGFTVTEAKDGQEALEACRARLPDGVLLDWNMPVMDGITFLRAARAEFGPDHPRIVLCTTEAEFARIVQALEAGAQEYVMKPFDAEIIRDKFEQAGLLEPAA, from the coding sequence ATGACCGATCGCACCTGCCTTGTCGTGGATGACAGCCTGGTCGTGCGCAAGGCCGCACGTCGCATCATCGAGGGCCTGGGCTTCACCGTGACCGAGGCGAAGGACGGACAGGAGGCGCTGGAGGCCTGCCGCGCCAGGCTGCCCGACGGCGTCCTGCTCGACTGGAACATGCCGGTGATGGACGGCATCACCTTCCTGCGTGCGGCGCGCGCGGAATTCGGGCCGGACCATCCGCGCATCGTGCTCTGCACGACCGAGGCGGAGTTCGCCCGCATCGTGCAGGCGCTGGAAGCCGGCGCGCAGGAATACGTGATGAAGCCCTTCGACGCGGAGATCATCCGCGACAAGTTCGAGCAGGCCGGGCTGCTGGAGCCTGCGGCATGA
- a CDS encoding chemotaxis protein CheW, with product MEQTAAAPAGRPAPPNATRHEREEDVFLTLTVAGQSCAVPVLMVRDVLGPQAITRIPLAPPEIAGSLNLRGRIVTAVDLRLRLGLPPREAGPAPMSVVVEQAGELYSLQVDEVGEVVPLPAAGFEPNPPTLDPFWRDVSRGVHRQEHRLTIALEVDRVLAIS from the coding sequence ATGGAACAGACCGCCGCCGCGCCCGCCGGGCGCCCCGCCCCGCCCAACGCCACCCGCCATGAACGGGAGGAGGATGTCTTCCTGACGCTGACGGTCGCCGGGCAGTCCTGCGCCGTGCCGGTGCTGATGGTGCGCGACGTGCTGGGCCCGCAGGCCATCACGCGCATTCCGCTCGCCCCGCCCGAGATCGCCGGCAGCCTGAACCTGCGCGGGCGCATCGTGACGGCGGTGGATCTGCGCCTGCGCCTCGGCCTGCCGCCGCGCGAGGCCGGCCCCGCGCCCATGAGCGTGGTGGTGGAGCAGGCGGGCGAACTCTATTCCCTGCAGGTCGACGAGGTGGGCGAGGTGGTGCCGCTGCCCGCCGCGGGCTTCGAGCCCAACCCGCCGACGCTCGACCCGTTCTGGCGCGATGTCTCGCGCGGGGTGCATCGGCAGGAGCACCGGCTGACCATCGCGCTCGAGGTCGACCGCGTGCTGGCGATCAGCTGA
- a CDS encoding chemotaxis protein CheW — protein MDDLLADFLTETHEGLTALDSALLRLERTPDDQPTLSEVFRLVHTIKGTCGFLGLARLEAVAHAAENVLGRYRDGSLPVTPAGISLILSSLDRIKAIVAGLEAAGAEPAGDDAPLIEALNAAAEGRSTPAAAPAAAPAAAPQAEAPAPAAAPPAEAPVAAAPDVPAAAAEATGGIAAPLTIRVAVDVLEDLMTLVSELVLTRNQLLQLARGHHSDAFAVPLQRLSHITSDLQEGVMKTRMQPIGNAWSKLPRLVRDLSIELGKKIELDMRGAQTELDRQVLELIRDPLTHMVRNSGDHGLETPEQRRAAGKPETGRILLNAYHEGGHIIIEVGDDGRGLPVERIRAKALANGLATEAELAQMHEREVLRFIFAPGFSTAQQVTSVSGRGVGMDVVKTNIEKIGGTVELSSKEGRGTTFTIKIPLTLAIVSALIVEAGGERFALPQIGVVELVRVAAGGANPGVSAGGANATAGAGGQDGGPRIERIKDAPVLRLRDRLLPLVSLAGLLRLPAPERQAEGFVAVMQVGGQAFGIILDRVFDTEEIVVKPVAPILRHVTMFSGNTILGDGSVIMILDPNGIGRAAGVGADAAGEDARRTATTAGGMRSDASASLLLFRAGDETPKAVPLGLVARLEDIPADRIEMSGATPVVQYRGALMPLIPVSPGWMRPDGAARQAVLVFTENDRAMGLMVDEILDVIDERLDIQPGSGRAGFIGSAVISGRVTEVLDTAWWLAQGGEDWFRTARSAAAGKSRPRLLMVEDSAFFRHLVVPALSAAGYEVMAVDGPAAALRLREEGHVFDAVVSDIEMPDMDGIAFAKAVRAGGAWEAMPLIALSSRAEPADVARGREAGFTDYVAKYDREALLQSLQDCLSASVAA, from the coding sequence ATGGACGATCTGCTGGCCGACTTCCTGACCGAAACCCACGAGGGGCTAACCGCGCTCGACTCCGCGCTGCTGCGACTCGAACGCACGCCCGACGACCAGCCCACCCTGTCGGAAGTCTTTCGCCTGGTGCACACCATCAAGGGGACCTGCGGGTTCCTGGGCCTCGCGCGGCTCGAGGCGGTGGCCCATGCGGCCGAGAATGTGCTCGGGCGCTACCGCGACGGGTCGCTGCCAGTCACGCCGGCGGGCATCAGCCTGATCCTGTCCTCGCTCGACCGCATCAAGGCGATCGTCGCCGGGCTGGAGGCGGCCGGCGCCGAGCCGGCGGGCGACGACGCGCCCTTGATCGAAGCCCTGAACGCGGCAGCCGAGGGCCGCAGCACACCCGCCGCCGCGCCCGCCGCCGCTCCTGCAGCCGCACCGCAGGCCGAGGCGCCCGCCCCCGCGGCGGCACCGCCGGCCGAGGCACCTGTCGCTGCCGCGCCGGACGTGCCGGCCGCCGCCGCCGAGGCGACCGGCGGCATCGCCGCCCCGCTGACCATCCGCGTCGCGGTCGATGTGTTGGAAGACCTGATGACGCTGGTCAGCGAGCTCGTGCTGACGCGCAACCAGCTGCTGCAGCTGGCGCGCGGGCATCATTCGGACGCCTTTGCGGTGCCGCTGCAGCGGCTGTCGCACATCACCTCCGACCTGCAGGAGGGGGTGATGAAGACGCGCATGCAGCCGATCGGCAATGCCTGGTCGAAGCTGCCGCGCCTGGTGCGCGACCTGTCGATCGAACTGGGCAAGAAGATCGAGCTCGACATGCGCGGCGCGCAGACCGAACTCGACCGCCAGGTGCTGGAGCTGATCCGCGACCCGCTGACGCACATGGTGCGCAATTCGGGCGACCACGGGCTGGAAACGCCCGAACAGCGCCGCGCCGCCGGCAAGCCGGAAACCGGTCGCATCCTGCTGAACGCCTACCATGAAGGCGGGCACATCATCATCGAGGTGGGTGACGACGGGCGCGGCCTGCCGGTGGAGCGCATCCGCGCCAAGGCGCTGGCGAACGGCCTCGCGACCGAGGCGGAACTCGCCCAGATGCATGAGCGCGAGGTGCTGCGCTTCATCTTCGCGCCGGGCTTCTCGACCGCGCAGCAGGTCACGTCCGTGTCCGGCCGCGGCGTTGGCATGGATGTGGTCAAGACCAACATCGAGAAGATCGGCGGCACGGTCGAACTCTCGTCCAAGGAAGGGCGCGGGACGACCTTCACCATCAAGATCCCGCTGACGCTGGCGATCGTCTCGGCGCTGATCGTCGAGGCGGGGGGCGAGCGCTTCGCGCTGCCGCAGATCGGCGTGGTGGAACTGGTGCGCGTCGCCGCCGGCGGGGCAAATCCCGGCGTCTCGGCGGGCGGCGCGAACGCCACGGCCGGCGCGGGCGGCCAGGATGGCGGGCCGCGCATCGAACGCATCAAGGACGCCCCGGTGCTGCGGCTGCGCGACCGGCTGCTGCCGCTGGTCTCGCTGGCCGGGCTGCTGCGCCTGCCAGCGCCGGAGCGCCAGGCCGAGGGCTTCGTGGCGGTCATGCAGGTGGGCGGGCAGGCCTTCGGCATCATCCTGGACCGCGTCTTCGATACCGAGGAGATCGTGGTGAAACCGGTGGCGCCCATCCTGCGCCACGTCACCATGTTCAGCGGCAACACCATCCTTGGCGATGGCAGCGTGATCATGATCCTCGACCCGAACGGGATCGGCCGCGCCGCGGGTGTCGGCGCCGATGCGGCGGGCGAGGACGCGCGCCGCACAGCCACCACGGCGGGCGGGATGCGATCGGATGCCAGCGCATCGCTGCTGCTGTTCCGCGCCGGGGATGAAACCCCCAAGGCGGTGCCGCTCGGCCTGGTTGCGCGGCTCGAGGACATTCCGGCGGACCGCATCGAGATGTCGGGCGCGACGCCGGTGGTGCAGTACCGCGGCGCGCTGATGCCGCTGATCCCGGTCTCGCCCGGCTGGATGCGCCCCGATGGCGCGGCGCGCCAGGCGGTGCTGGTCTTCACCGAGAACGACCGCGCCATGGGCCTGATGGTCGACGAGATCCTGGACGTGATCGACGAGCGGCTCGACATCCAGCCAGGGTCGGGGCGTGCGGGGTTCATCGGTTCGGCGGTGATTTCGGGCCGCGTGACCGAGGTGCTGGACACCGCCTGGTGGCTCGCGCAGGGCGGCGAGGACTGGTTCCGCACTGCACGGTCCGCAGCGGCGGGCAAGTCGCGCCCGCGCCTGCTGATGGTCGAGGACAGCGCCTTCTTTCGCCACCTGGTGGTGCCCGCGCTGTCGGCCGCCGGTTACGAGGTGATGGCTGTCGATGGCCCCGCTGCCGCGCTGCGCCTGCGCGAGGAAGGCCACGTCTTCGACGCCGTGGTGTCCGACATCGAGATGCCGGACATGGACGGCATTGCCTTTGCGAAGGCGGTGCGCGCCGGTGGCGCCTGGGAAGCCATGCCGCTGATCGCGCTGTCGTCGCGCGCCGAGCCCGCCGACGTGGCGCGCGGGCGTGAGGCCGGCTTCACCGACTATGTCGCCAAGTACGACCGCGAGGCGTTGCTGCAGTCCCTGCAGGACTGCCTGTCGGCGTCGGTCGCGGCCTGA
- a CDS encoding histidine phosphotransferase family protein translates to MPSVPPLSDLRLARLVGLRLCHDISGVAGTVGNALELLDGAGSEAADLAVDAAAVLRRRLLLWRALLGGQGESALGTVLGLATGEIAGGRASADAAALDAGIMVAEEVVPVLLTAVLLAGEALPRGGVVRLVGDPHREMAVLPEGPRAAWPPALLRAVAGAPLPNEPTGREVLSLWLAATAAAGSVSLSLAMPPGEGCGPLLLSIGE, encoded by the coding sequence ATGCCCTCCGTACCGCCGCTGTCCGATCTGCGCCTGGCGCGGTTGGTCGGTCTTCGCCTGTGCCATGACATCAGCGGCGTGGCGGGCACCGTCGGCAATGCGCTCGAGCTGCTGGACGGCGCGGGGTCGGAGGCCGCCGACCTGGCGGTCGATGCCGCCGCGGTGCTGCGCCGGCGCCTGCTGCTGTGGCGTGCCCTGCTGGGCGGACAGGGCGAGTCGGCGCTCGGCACCGTGCTGGGGCTTGCCACCGGCGAGATCGCGGGCGGGCGGGCCAGCGCCGATGCCGCAGCGCTCGATGCCGGCATCATGGTCGCCGAGGAAGTGGTGCCGGTGCTGCTCACTGCCGTGCTGCTCGCGGGCGAGGCGCTGCCGCGCGGCGGCGTGGTGCGCCTGGTGGGCGACCCGCACCGCGAGATGGCGGTGCTGCCCGAGGGCCCGCGCGCAGCCTGGCCGCCGGCGCTGCTGCGCGCGGTGGCGGGGGCGCCGCTGCCGAACGAGCCGACCGGGCGGGAGGTGCTCTCGTTGTGGCTGGCCGCGACCGCGGCGGCAGGCAGCGTCAGCCTGAGCCTGGCGATGCCGCCAGGCGAGGGCTGCGGGCCGCTGCTGCTGAGCATCGGCGAATAA
- a CDS encoding DUF3553 domain-containing protein, translating into MTAIIEPGMRVRLPGQPDWGIGQVQSVTGDRITVNFEHAGKVLINAAVVVLDVIEDDRR; encoded by the coding sequence GTGACCGCAATCATCGAGCCAGGCATGCGCGTTCGCCTTCCGGGTCAGCCCGACTGGGGTATCGGACAAGTGCAGTCGGTGACAGGCGATCGCATTACCGTCAATTTCGAGCACGCCGGGAAGGTCCTGATCAACGCCGCCGTGGTTGTGCTGGACGTGATCGAGGATGACCGCCGGTGA
- a CDS encoding sulfite exporter TauE/SafE family protein, translating to MIAWVEIATPILLDWRLAGAIVATAIAGIMRGYSGFGTAVILAPVYSLLWGPRAGIPVMLLMELVVSVQLLPAAIKDADRRVVLPLGGAAALATPLGAWILLSADGDALRRFIGGFVLVFGLLLMSGWRYHGSRPLPLNLAVGTAAGLLKGATGMSGPPVILYLLAGLEEARRHRANLIMFFATIAIVSIVPPLIGGLIDLPVLVRLAVLLPVMALSVPIGARLFKVVPERLYRPFAMGVLLVAGGLALFG from the coding sequence GTGATCGCGTGGGTTGAGATTGCCACCCCGATCCTGCTCGACTGGCGTCTGGCGGGCGCGATCGTGGCGACCGCCATCGCCGGAATCATGCGGGGCTATTCGGGCTTCGGCACGGCGGTGATCCTGGCGCCGGTCTATTCGCTGCTTTGGGGGCCGCGCGCGGGCATCCCGGTCATGCTGCTGATGGAACTGGTGGTCTCGGTGCAGTTGCTCCCGGCTGCCATCAAGGATGCCGACCGGCGCGTGGTGCTGCCGCTGGGCGGCGCGGCAGCGCTGGCCACGCCGCTCGGCGCCTGGATCCTGCTGAGCGCGGATGGCGATGCGCTGCGCCGCTTCATCGGCGGATTCGTGCTGGTGTTCGGGCTGCTGCTGATGTCGGGCTGGCGCTACCACGGGTCCCGCCCGCTGCCGCTCAACCTCGCGGTCGGCACCGCGGCGGGGCTGCTGAAGGGTGCGACCGGCATGAGCGGCCCGCCGGTGATCCTGTACCTGCTGGCCGGCCTCGAGGAAGCGCGGCGCCACCGCGCCAACCTCATCATGTTCTTCGCCACCATCGCCATCGTGTCGATCGTGCCGCCGCTGATCGGGGGCCTGATCGACCTGCCGGTGCTGGTGCGCCTGGCGGTGCTGCTGCCGGTCATGGCGCTCTCGGTGCCGATCGGCGCGCGGCTGTTCAAGGTGGTGCCGGAACGGCTGTACCGCCCCTTCGCGATGGGGGTGCTGCTGGTGGCGGGTGGCCTGGCGCTGTTCGGGTAG
- the moaA gene encoding GTP 3',8-cyclase MoaA — MPGLPSAPAPLTDPFGRGISYLRVSVTDRCDLRCVYCMAEDMTFLPKREILSLEEIDRLCGAFIALGTDKIRLTGGEPLVRKGVMTLVRSLGARIGAGGLRELTLTTNGTQLAKMADDLFAAGVRRINVSLDTLDPGAFAAMTRWGKIDQVLDGIFAAKAAGLAIKINAVALKGVNEDEFDRMVAWCGEHGFDLCLIETMPMGEISQDRTDQYLPLSLVRSRLRRTWTLTDTDYATGGPARYVTVQETGRRIGFITPMTHNFCESCNRVRLTCTGTLFMCLGQDDAAEFRELLRDPSVDDAALAQAIRDAIARKPKGHDFVIDRRRKSPAVARHMSMTGG; from the coding sequence ATGCCAGGACTTCCTTCCGCGCCGGCGCCGCTGACCGACCCCTTCGGGCGCGGCATCAGCTACCTCCGCGTGTCGGTCACCGACCGCTGCGACCTGCGCTGCGTCTATTGCATGGCCGAGGACATGACCTTCCTGCCGAAGCGGGAGATCCTGTCGCTCGAGGAGATCGACCGGCTGTGTGGCGCCTTCATCGCGCTGGGCACCGACAAGATCCGCCTGACCGGCGGCGAACCCCTCGTGCGCAAGGGCGTGATGACGCTGGTGCGCAGCCTTGGCGCGCGCATCGGCGCCGGCGGTCTGCGCGAGCTCACCCTCACGACCAACGGCACGCAGTTGGCGAAGATGGCCGACGACCTGTTCGCCGCAGGCGTGCGGCGGATCAATGTCTCGCTGGATACGCTCGACCCCGGCGCCTTCGCCGCCATGACGCGCTGGGGCAAGATCGACCAGGTGCTGGATGGCATCTTCGCCGCCAAGGCCGCCGGGCTCGCCATCAAGATCAATGCGGTGGCGCTGAAGGGCGTGAACGAGGACGAATTCGATCGCATGGTCGCCTGGTGCGGCGAACACGGCTTCGACCTCTGCCTGATCGAGACCATGCCGATGGGCGAGATCAGCCAGGACCGCACCGACCAGTATCTGCCGCTGTCGCTCGTGCGGTCCCGCCTGCGCCGGACCTGGACGCTCACGGACACCGACTACGCGACCGGCGGCCCCGCCCGCTACGTGACAGTGCAGGAGACCGGCCGGCGCATCGGCTTCATCACGCCGATGACTCATAACTTCTGCGAATCCTGCAACCGGGTGCGTCTCACCTGCACCGGCACGCTGTTCATGTGCCTGGGCCAGGACGATGCCGCCGAATTCCGCGAGCTGCTGCGCGACCCCAGCGTGGACGATGCCGCGCTGGCGCAGGCGATCCGCGACGCCATCGCGCGCAAGCCGAAGGGCCATGACTTCGTGATCGACCGCCGGCGCAAATCCCCCGCCGTCGCGCGCCATATGAGCATGACCGGTGGCTGA
- a CDS encoding carbon-nitrogen hydrolase family protein yields MHISVIQMNQGSDKAANLAQAQRLIEAAVEADRPGLVSLPETWTNLGGGRESRRAAAEVLPEPGAEGGAAYEMLRGLARRHGITVHGGSIIEDGGEKLFNTTLVFGPDGTEVARYRKIHLFDITAPDGTGYRESALYGGGSDLAMFDARGIRFACTICYDIRFPELYQHLRRRGAEAILVPSNFTLQTGKDHWEALLRARAIDTQCWMIAAASYGTYEERGAARSVYGHSLVADPWGHVVAKCSDGIGWATARIDPAVTARVRAGMPLLEHREAARGWVAKAGA; encoded by the coding sequence ATGCATATCTCCGTGATCCAGATGAACCAGGGCAGCGACAAGGCCGCCAACCTCGCGCAGGCGCAGCGCCTGATCGAGGCCGCGGTGGAAGCCGACCGCCCCGGCCTGGTCTCCCTGCCCGAGACCTGGACCAACCTCGGCGGCGGGCGCGAAAGCCGCCGCGCTGCGGCCGAGGTGCTGCCCGAACCCGGCGCCGAGGGTGGCGCGGCGTATGAGATGCTGCGCGGCCTCGCGCGCCGCCACGGCATCACGGTGCATGGCGGCTCCATCATCGAGGATGGCGGCGAGAAGCTGTTCAACACCACGCTTGTGTTTGGCCCCGACGGCACCGAGGTGGCGCGCTACCGCAAGATCCATCTGTTCGACATCACCGCCCCCGACGGCACGGGATATCGCGAAAGCGCGCTGTATGGCGGCGGGTCGGACCTCGCGATGTTCGACGCGCGCGGCATCCGCTTCGCCTGCACCATCTGCTACGATATCCGCTTCCCCGAACTGTACCAGCACCTCCGCCGCCGCGGCGCGGAAGCCATCCTGGTGCCGTCCAACTTCACGCTGCAGACCGGCAAGGACCACTGGGAGGCGCTGTTGCGCGCGCGCGCCATCGACACCCAGTGCTGGATGATCGCGGCGGCGTCGTACGGCACCTACGAGGAACGCGGAGCCGCGCGCAGCGTCTACGGCCATTCGCTGGTGGCCGACCCCTGGGGCCATGTGGTCGCGAAGTGCAGCGACGGCATCGGCTGGGCCACGGCGCGCATCGACCCGGCGGTGACCGCCCGCGTGCGCGCCGGCATGCCCTTGCTGGAACACCGCGAGGCCGCGCGCGGCTGGGTCGCGAAGGCCGGCGCGTGA